The Henckelia pumila isolate YLH828 unplaced genomic scaffold, ASM3356847v2 CTG_512:::fragment_1, whole genome shotgun sequence genome includes a region encoding these proteins:
- the LOC140872939 gene encoding wall-associated receptor kinase 17-like gives MSSVYDSWERLVGATLKREHLREIALCPSISSSSTSSHFTQDHVYEEEATMESSFGISPYTKGTKSLQGLKSKILFYFATKKRKLVKMREKFFRLNGGLFLTKPIVIFKAEELEKATNNYSGDRIIGKGGYGTLYKGILPDQQLVAIKNESISKDPYQIPQLLNEVIILTQVNHPNVVKLLGCCLESEVPIMVYEFVSNGTLFGHIHNIGETHWFSWSNRLRIAIESAGALSYLHSLAMPVIHGDVKSPNILLDEYYNAKISDFGASRLVPIDQTQVSTLVQGTLGYLDPEYFHTGQLTDKSDVYSFGVVLAELMTGRKPFSNTKTNDEKSLSTFFLMSLKTNRLFQILDPRVRREGSLEQLQAVAELIKRCLKLHSEDRPTMREVAMELEGLRKFSNHPWILQPEVEEEVIVE, from the exons ATGTCAAGCGTGTATGACAGCTGGGAGAGGCTTGTTGGAGCCACTTTAAAAAGAGAGCATCTGAGAGAGATTGCACTCTGCCCCAGCATAAGCTCCTCCAGTACTTCTTCTCATTTCACTCAAGATCATGTTTATG AGGAGGAGGCTACGATGGAATCATCGTTCGGTATCTCTCCTTATACCAAGGGAACCAAGTCTTTACAAGGGCTCAAAAGCAAGATACTCTTTTATTTTGCAACCAAGAAAAGAAAGCTTGTTAAAATGAGAGAAAAATTCTTCCGACTAAATGGTGGGCTCTTTTTGACGAAGCCTATTGTAATCTTCAAAGCCGAAGAGCTAGAAAAGGCCACTAATAACTATTCCGGAGACCGTATCATTGGCAAGGGTGGTTATGGCACTCTATACAAAGGAATTCTACCGGATCAACAACTAGTCGCCATTAAAAATGAATCAATATCCAAGGACCCGTACCAAATCCCGCAACTTTTAAATGAGGTGATTATTTTGACTCAAGTGAACCATCCAAATGTCGTTAAACTTCTGGGGTGTTGCTTAGAGAGTGAAGTTCCTATAATGGTTTACGAGTTTGTATCGAACGGTACACTCTTTGGTCACATACATAACATTGGTGAAACGCATTGGTTTTCTTGGAGCAACCGTTTAAGAATTGCTATTGAATCTGCTGGTGCATTGTCCTATCTTCATTCTCTAGCAATGCCGGTAATCCACGGAGACGTAAAGTCGCCAAACATACTCTTAGACGAATACTACAACgcaaaaatatcagattttgggGCTTCAAGGTTAGTTCCCATCGATCAAACACAAGTGAGCACTCTAGTCCAAGGGACATTGGGATACTTAGACCCCGAGTACTTCCACACAGGCCAGTTAACTGACAAAAGCGACGTCTACAGCTTCGGAGTCGTTCTTGCAGAGCTAATGACAGGGAGAAAGCCATTCTCCAACACGAAAACAAATGACGAAAAGAGCCTGTCAACGTTTTTCTTGATGTCCCTAAAAACCAACCGCTTGTTCCAAATCTTGGATCCCCGAGTACGTAGAGAAGGGAGTTTGGAGCAACTCCAGGCCGTTGCAGAGCTCATAAAGAGATGCCTTAAGCTACACAGCGAGGATAGGCCGACCATGAGAGAAGTGGCAATGGAACTCGAAGGTTTACGAAAGTTTTCCAATCATCCATGGATTCTGCAGCCAGAGGTTGAGGAAGAAGTAATTGTTGAGTAA
- the LOC140872938 gene encoding wall-associated receptor kinase 2-like — MMWLKYSVLFHLVLCLPLTLARTDTRLITQGATIAKPNCQRSCGNLTVPYPFGVGIETGCSFGRGFNVNCNTSFNPPRPFINSGNMEIIDITDGTMSVKNWVARRCYGPDGLRNYTMSINVTGTPLTFSDSNRFTIVGCDDFALIQASSPRNFSSGCVAMCSNISDVIEGECTGIGCCQIEIPRGLQNFETRLLTLSSHQTVSSFSPCGYAFLGDYDSFDFTIANLDDPSFMQTVTDQVPVILDWGIGSQNCSEAKRSNDYACQQNSYCVDLADTGRGGYRCNCSQGFQGNPYLSPGCTDINECQNNPCDAHATCINTPGGYICSCAKGYVGDGEGDGHRCIAKNSEFPVLKFALGMSFGFLGIIIAATWLYFGIKSRKLMKLREKFFQQNGGLLLKQQLSSNEVSMKSTKIFTAQELEKATNNYAEDRILGRGGYGTVYKGLLTDPQQIVAIKKSRVMDQNQIEQFINEVIILTQVNHRNVVKLLGCCLETEVPLLVYEYVSNGTLFHHIHNSGGMPWFSWDNRIRIAIESASALSYLHSSAAMPVIHRDVKSPNILLDEYYNAKISDFGASRLVPIDQTQVSTLVQGTLGYLDPEYFHTGQLTDKSDVYSFGVVLAELMTGRKPLSNTKTDDEKSLSTFFLMSLKTNRLFQILDPRVRREGSLEQLQAVAELIKRCLKLHSEERPTMKEVVMELEGLRKFSNHPWILQPEVEEEVVGLMNEEEATDLYTVTISPPASTGPYTMQHTGTSPLIHAINSPR; from the exons ATGATGTGGTTGAAATATTCCGTCTTGTTCCATCTTGTATTATGCCTCCCACTGACTCTAGCAAGAACGGACACAAGATTAATCACACAAGGTGCAACAATCGCCAAGCCTAATTGCCAAAGAAGCTGTGGCAACTTGACAGTTCCTTACCCGTTCGGCGTTGGCATCGAGACCGGCTGTTCTTTCGGCCGCGGATTCAATGTTAACTGCAACACTTCATTCAATCCACCAAGACCCTTCATCAACTCAGGGAATATGGAGATTATAGACATCACGGATGGCACCATGAGCGTCAAGAACTGGGTCGCCCGAAGATGCTACGGCCCTGATGGGCTTAGGAATTACACCATGTCCATCAATGTTACAGGGACCCCTTTAACCTTTTCTGATTCTAATAGGTTCACCATCGTGGGGTGCGACGATTTCGCGCTGATACAAGCATCATCACCACGCAATTTCAGCAGCGGATGCGTGGCGATGTGCTCAAATATCAGTGATGTGATCGAAGGGGAATGTACTGGAATCGGATGCTGCCAAATTGAGATCCCGAGGGGCTTACAGAACTTCGAAACCAGACTGCTTACTCTCTCTAGTCATCAAACAGTTTCGTCGTTCAGCCCTTGTGGATACGCCTTTCTTGGAGATTACGACAGCTTTGATTTCACCATAGCAAACCTCGACGACCCGAGTTTCATGCAAACAGTCACGGACCAAGTGCCGGTGATTCTCGACTGGGGCATTGGGTCTCAAAACTGCAGCGAAGCTAAGAGGTCTAATGATTATGCCTGCCAGCAGAATAGCTATTGCGTCGACTTGGCGGATACCGGCCGTGGAGGATATCGATGCAACTGTTCCCAAGGATTCCAGGGGAATCCGTATCTAAGTCCAGGCTGCACAG ATATAAATGAATGCCAAAATAATCCGTGCGATGCACACGCCACTTGTATCAACACCCCCGGCGGTTATATCTGCTCTTGCGCCAAGGGATACGTCGGCGATGGAGAAGGAGATGGACACAGATGCATTGCTAAGAACTCAGAGTTTCCAGTTCTCAAGTTTGCACTAG GCATGAGTTTTGGCTTCTTAGGCATAATTATTGCTGCGACTTGGCTTTACTTCGGTATCAAATCCAGGAAGCTAATGAAACTGAGGGAGAAATTCTTCCAGCAGAATGGAGGATTGCTGTTGAAACAGCAGCTTTCTTCCAACGAGGTTAGCATGAAATCGACCAAGATCTTTACAGCGCAAGAACTCGAAAAGGCCACCAACAATTATGCAGAAGACCGAATCCTAGGCCGGGGAGGCTATGGAACAGTCTACAAAGGACTTTTGACGGATCCACAGCAAATTGTGGCCATCAAAAAGTCTAGAGTAATGGATCAGAACCAGATCGAACAGTTTATAAACGAGGTGATTATCTTGACTCAAGTCAATCACAGAAATGTTGTAAAACTTCTGGGCTGTTGTTTGGAGACAGAGGTCCCTTTATTAGTGTACGAATATGTCTCAAACGGAACTTTGTTTCATCACATCCATAACAGCGGGGGTATGCCTTGGTTCTCGTGGGACAATCGTATAAGAATAGCCATTGAGTCTGCTAGTGCATTGTCCTATCTTCATTCTTCAGCAGCAATGCCGGTAATCCACAGAGACGTAAAGTCGCCAAACATACTCTTAGACGAATACTACAACgcaaaaatatcagattttgggGCTTCAAGGTTAGTTCCCATCGATCAAACACAAGTGAGCACTCTAGTCCAAGGGACGTTGGGATACTTAGACCCCGAGTACTTCCACACAGGCCAGTTAACTGACAAAAGCGACGTCTACAGCTTCGGAGTCGTTCTTGCAGAGCTGATGACAGGGAGAAAGCCACTCTCCAACACGAAAACAGATGACGAAAAGAGCCTGTCAACGTTTTTCTTGATGTCCCTAAAAACCAACCGCTTGTTCCAAATCTTGGATCCCCGAGTACGTAGAGAAGGGAGTTTGGAGCAACTCCAGGCCGTTGCGGAGCTCATAAAGAGATGTCTTAAGCTACACAGCGAGGAGAGGCCGACGATGAAAGAAGTGGTTATGGAACTCGAAGGTTTACGAAAGTTTTCCAATCATCCATGGATTCTGCAGCCAGAGGTTGAGGAAGAAGTTGTGGGATTGATGAACGAGGAAGAAGCAACAGACTTGTACACTGTGACTATAAGTCCACCAGCTAGCACCGGGCCTTACACAATGCAGCATACGGGGACTTCCCCTTTGATCCACGCAATAAACAGCCCCCGCTGA